In Deferribacter desulfuricans SSM1, the following are encoded in one genomic region:
- the hflX gene encoding GTPase HflX, whose amino-acid sequence MTYCATTSIICIARKSVTTIIIIKKFRRDDILTGELKDLKQSFIKRLEKLDRKRFKTDNIISVELAKQVSALSKEVNRQIGLLIDRQNEVQYVIVGDNRSIFIPELKRFRLVPGKLRGLRLVHTHLYGEPINDDDITDLAMLRLDSLTAIYVDEAGLPKSMDTIYLLPPNIENKTYDYLDEKDVYNQNINFLEFIRELEKEIEDKTAALFQVSSGNNAILAGVFKSKTEAKMALEELKELARSAGLNVLDTVYQIRNKVDPKYLLGVGKLKDLAIKAYQIGADYIIFDNNLQPSQAKEISKIVELKIMDRTQLILDIFAKRAHTDEGKLKVELAQLKYIMPRLSVKDDSLSRLTGGIGGRGPGETKLEIDRRRIKDRIAFLNRKLKQISKVRYTQRKRRLQREIPTVSIVGYTNAGKTTLINSLTNSSIYADNLMFATLDTSSKRLRFPEEKEIIITDTVGFIRDLPEDLKDAFKSTLDELYDADLFLHVVDISNPEFRKQIESVNKILEELNLIDVEQILVFNKIDLLDEESLKELKNEFPKAIFISAINRKTFNELLNRIFYILFRQKVKNGSS is encoded by the coding sequence TTGACCTATTGTGCAACAACCTCAATTATTTGTATTGCAAGAAAGAGTGTAACTACTATAATTATCATTAAAAAGTTTAGGAGGGATGATATTTTAACAGGTGAATTAAAAGATTTAAAACAATCCTTTATAAAGAGATTAGAAAAACTTGATAGAAAAAGGTTTAAGACAGATAATATCATATCTGTGGAGTTGGCTAAACAGGTTTCTGCTCTTTCTAAAGAAGTTAACAGACAAATTGGTTTATTAATTGATAGACAAAATGAAGTGCAATATGTGATTGTTGGCGACAATAGATCCATTTTTATTCCAGAGCTCAAGAGATTTAGACTTGTTCCTGGTAAGTTGAGAGGGCTTAGGCTTGTCCACACCCATTTATATGGTGAACCGATAAACGATGATGATATTACAGATTTGGCAATGTTAAGATTAGATTCGTTGACTGCAATTTATGTAGATGAAGCGGGCTTACCAAAGAGTATGGATACAATTTATTTATTACCTCCAAATATAGAAAATAAAACGTATGATTATCTTGATGAAAAAGATGTTTATAATCAAAATATTAATTTTTTGGAATTTATTAGAGAACTGGAAAAAGAAATAGAAGATAAAACAGCAGCATTATTTCAAGTAAGCAGTGGAAACAATGCAATACTGGCTGGAGTGTTTAAATCAAAAACCGAAGCGAAGATGGCTCTTGAAGAATTAAAGGAGTTAGCAAGGAGTGCTGGACTCAATGTTTTAGATACAGTTTATCAGATTAGGAATAAAGTTGATCCAAAATATTTACTTGGAGTTGGTAAACTAAAAGATTTAGCTATTAAAGCATATCAAATTGGAGCAGATTATATAATATTTGATAATAATCTACAACCTTCACAGGCAAAAGAAATAAGCAAAATTGTTGAGTTAAAAATTATGGATAGAACACAGCTAATTTTAGATATATTTGCAAAAAGGGCACATACAGATGAAGGTAAATTAAAAGTTGAATTGGCGCAGCTTAAATATATAATGCCAAGATTGAGTGTAAAAGATGATTCTTTATCAAGACTCACTGGTGGTATTGGTGGTAGAGGACCTGGTGAAACAAAACTTGAGATAGACAGAAGAAGGATAAAAGATAGGATTGCGTTTTTAAATAGGAAACTTAAGCAAATTTCGAAGGTGAGATATACCCAAAGAAAAAGAAGATTGCAGAGAGAAATACCTACTGTATCTATTGTAGGGTATACGAATGCCGGCAAAACAACCCTGATTAATAGTTTAACTAATAGTAGTATTTACGCTGACAATTTAATGTTTGCTACCCTTGATACTAGCTCAAAAAGGCTAAGGTTTCCTGAAGAAAAAGAGATTATTATCACTGATACTGTTGGTTTTATTAGAGATTTACCAGAGGATTTAAAAGACGCATTTAAATCCACTTTGGATGAGCTGTATGACGCAGACCTTTTTTTACATGTTGTTGATATTTCAAATCCAGAATTTAGAAAACAGATTGAAAGCGTAAACAAAATATTAGAAGAGCTTAATTTGATAGATGTGGAACAAATATTAGTGTTTAACAAAATAGATCTGTTGGATGAAGAAAGTCTTAAAGAGCTAAAAAATGAATTTCCAAAAGCGATTTTTATCTCTGCAATAAATAGAAAAACATTTAATGAGTTATTAAATAGAATATTTTATATACTTTTTAGACAAAAGGTAAAAAATGGATCCAGTTAG
- a CDS encoding molybdopterin molybdotransferase MoeA translates to MKMINPFDALELILSNVKEVGYEYIPVFDALNRVGFENVKSKVNLPSFNNSAMDGYAIKFEALENYPNGLKIIGTIKAGDMKEYNLTDSQTCYKIMTGAKLPEGADTVVEYEKTENPEPDICKIVGNVKPGANIRKIGEDIKAGEIIEIKGKKLKPWDISRLISCGLTNIKVYRKLRVAVLATGDELIMPGEQLKEGVYDSNSFAIKNLLLSNNIDVSYLGISKDNIEDFEKIFESFSNYDAIISSAGISFGDYDVVTNVFKEKGIEWIFKNVKQKPGKPFSFALLNDGTPYFALPGNPVSSFFCTFFYILPALRKMMGDNNFKNKSIYATLAGDMLKKNNRFHFNRVTVKYSNESFIAIPFKTQDSHIISSLFYGNAFAVIEDERTGVIKTGEKVKCYIYDYDSVF, encoded by the coding sequence ATGAAAATGATAAACCCATTTGATGCGCTTGAATTAATTTTATCAAACGTTAAAGAGGTAGGATATGAATATATCCCTGTTTTCGATGCTTTAAATAGAGTAGGATTTGAAAATGTAAAATCTAAGGTTAACCTCCCTTCTTTTAATAATTCTGCAATGGATGGATATGCCATAAAATTTGAAGCATTGGAAAACTATCCTAACGGCCTTAAAATCATTGGCACTATAAAAGCTGGTGATATGAAAGAATATAATCTCACAGATTCTCAAACATGTTATAAAATTATGACCGGAGCAAAATTACCAGAAGGTGCAGATACTGTTGTAGAATACGAAAAAACAGAAAATCCCGAACCAGATATATGTAAAATTGTTGGTAATGTAAAACCTGGTGCAAATATTAGAAAAATTGGTGAAGATATTAAAGCTGGTGAGATCATTGAGATAAAAGGGAAAAAATTAAAACCTTGGGACATCTCAAGACTTATAAGCTGTGGTTTAACAAATATAAAAGTTTATAGAAAATTAAGAGTTGCTGTATTAGCAACAGGTGATGAATTAATTATGCCAGGGGAACAATTAAAAGAAGGTGTTTATGATAGCAACAGTTTTGCAATCAAAAATCTTTTATTATCAAACAATATAGATGTCAGCTATTTAGGGATATCAAAAGACAATATTGAAGATTTTGAAAAAATATTTGAATCTTTCTCAAACTATGATGCAATAATAAGTAGTGCAGGTATATCATTTGGTGATTACGATGTAGTTACAAACGTTTTTAAAGAAAAAGGTATTGAATGGATTTTTAAAAACGTCAAACAAAAACCAGGGAAGCCTTTTTCTTTTGCACTTTTAAATGACGGTACCCCTTATTTTGCTCTACCTGGTAACCCTGTAAGTTCCTTCTTTTGCACTTTTTTCTATATTCTCCCTGCATTAAGAAAAATGATGGGAGACAATAATTTTAAAAATAAATCTATTTATGCAACATTAGCTGGTGATATGCTCAAAAAAAATAATAGGTTCCACTTCAATAGGGTAACAGTTAAATACAGCAATGAATCATTTATTGCGATCCCATTTAAAACTCAAGACTCTCATATAATATCATCACTCTTTTATGGGAATGCTTTTGCAGTTATCGAAGACGAAAGAACTGGAGTAATAAAAACTGGGGAAAAGGTTAAATGTTATATATACGATTATGACTCAGTCTTCTGA
- a CDS encoding RluA family pseudouridine synthase produces the protein MTQSSEFSIVYQDNDIIVLNKSHSILVIPDRYNKNIPSIKNILQREFNEIYVVHRLDFGTGGLIVFAKNRYSHKSLSTQFSKNQIVKKYLCITDGVIKYPFTSLLPISKRNYHGKYKINFKSGRKSITTFIPINYNNKYSLIEAIPKTGRSHQIRVHLKAYKAPLYQDFLYNKKIDDKRLTLFAYYLSFTHPTKNKKVEFKIKLSDFMNEKLKETGLIK, from the coding sequence ATGACTCAGTCTTCTGAATTTTCAATTGTTTATCAAGATAATGATATTATAGTATTAAATAAATCTCACTCAATACTTGTTATCCCTGATAGATACAATAAAAACATACCCTCAATTAAAAATATACTTCAAAGGGAGTTTAATGAAATTTATGTGGTTCACAGACTAGATTTTGGGACAGGAGGATTAATAGTTTTTGCCAAAAATAGATATAGCCACAAATCGCTTTCTACTCAATTTTCCAAAAATCAAATAGTTAAAAAATATTTATGCATAACAGATGGAGTTATCAAATATCCTTTTACTTCCTTGCTCCCAATATCTAAGAGAAATTATCATGGAAAATACAAAATAAATTTCAAAAGTGGAAGAAAAAGTATTACAACTTTTATCCCTATAAATTACAACAATAAATACTCATTAATTGAAGCTATACCCAAAACGGGTAGATCGCATCAAATTAGAGTGCATTTAAAAGCTTATAAGGCACCATTGTATCAAGATTTTTTATACAATAAGAAAATAGATGATAAAAGATTAACACTTTTTGCTTACTATTTAAGTTTTACTCATCCTACAAAAAATAAAAAAGTGGAATTTAAAATTAAACTAAGCGATTTTATGAATGAAAAATTAAAAGAAACAGGTCTAATCAAATAA
- a CDS encoding HAMP domain-containing methyl-accepting chemotaxis protein, whose amino-acid sequence MSIKTKIIASYLLITALFLIAGLFAITSFKKIANGIEKDVKNAINVQTQLKDLQSQFLKISSLLKDIKVTNDVSEIGNYEKELSKYLKNTENSIKLIKHKDIKKIQKDYKLIPEYSNQLITLKKEYLQYVDKVNAVFDKIDSLYRQQKGETFIVSRGVKDHNTLMLLSKIMEDILQIKIYSSLLISFTDEYDIEDAKDSMISYSRAMVAAINTLIKGGKYQGIVVDKIDDNKKLEHLKKLISLNTEIQNQAKILYKSYLHKINVDNSLREIIKKVDDLNEKLAVQIENLVKFSNKNVKNTFKSIDSMIGNSSNVLILAIVVSLILGVVIGIFTSNKISRAINDAVKVAKKIEEGDLNIEDIIVKNKDELATLGNSLNEMKNKLKEMIVNILNAINVLKEVGDSLEEEMNNMSCSFKDVSYNIDSTVAATEELSQSAAEIASNVNNSLTNLNEVREDILSGNEHLNSSINEVNVISQDLGKASVTLSNLKEASKQINDVISIIIDIADQTNLLALNAAIEAARAGEQGRGFAVVADEVRKLAEKTAKSVNDISDMIKKINHEIDESVLTVNDGILSLEDKIEQLRSVGTNFSNNIERLEESINAINPIANMIEELNMAVSSIVESLNNINNTNMECSDKVQEVFNLSNKLVEINKELSELAKRFRV is encoded by the coding sequence GTGAGTATTAAAACAAAAATAATTGCATCTTATTTATTAATTACTGCACTTTTTCTAATTGCAGGACTTTTTGCAATAACCTCTTTTAAGAAAATTGCCAACGGAATTGAGAAAGATGTGAAAAATGCAATAAATGTACAAACTCAATTAAAGGACTTACAGTCTCAGTTTTTAAAAATCTCTTCGTTATTGAAAGATATCAAAGTTACAAACGATGTTAGTGAGATAGGAAATTATGAAAAAGAGCTCTCAAAATATTTAAAAAATACTGAAAATAGTATAAAACTTATAAAACATAAAGATATTAAAAAGATTCAGAAAGATTATAAACTAATTCCAGAATATTCAAATCAACTGATAACCTTAAAAAAAGAGTATTTGCAATATGTTGATAAGGTTAATGCCGTTTTTGATAAAATTGACAGCTTATATAGACAACAAAAAGGGGAAACTTTTATTGTTAGTAGAGGTGTAAAAGATCACAATACCTTAATGTTATTAAGCAAGATAATGGAAGATATTTTACAGATTAAAATTTATTCCTCTTTACTCATTAGCTTTACAGATGAATATGATATAGAAGATGCTAAAGATTCTATGATCAGTTATTCGAGAGCAATGGTAGCTGCTATCAATACTTTGATTAAAGGTGGCAAGTATCAAGGTATTGTTGTTGATAAAATCGATGATAACAAGAAATTAGAACATTTAAAAAAACTTATCTCTTTAAATACCGAAATACAAAATCAAGCCAAAATATTATATAAGAGTTATTTACATAAAATTAACGTAGACAATTCTTTAAGAGAAATTATCAAGAAAGTTGATGACTTAAATGAGAAGTTAGCTGTTCAGATAGAAAATCTTGTTAAATTTTCAAATAAAAATGTAAAGAATACCTTTAAATCTATTGATTCTATGATTGGCAATTCTTCAAATGTGTTGATTTTAGCAATTGTGGTTTCATTAATATTAGGTGTTGTGATAGGTATTTTTACTTCTAATAAAATTAGTAGAGCTATTAATGATGCTGTAAAAGTTGCTAAAAAGATTGAAGAGGGTGATCTAAATATAGAAGATATTATTGTCAAAAATAAGGATGAATTGGCTACATTGGGCAATTCACTAAATGAGATGAAAAACAAATTAAAAGAAATGATTGTAAATATTCTTAATGCTATTAATGTGTTAAAAGAAGTTGGTGATTCTTTAGAAGAAGAGATGAATAATATGTCATGTTCTTTTAAAGATGTTAGTTATAATATAGATTCCACAGTTGCAGCAACCGAAGAGCTTTCTCAAAGTGCGGCTGAAATTGCCAGTAATGTTAATAACTCTTTGACAAATTTAAATGAAGTGAGAGAGGATATATTATCAGGTAATGAACATTTAAATAGTTCTATTAATGAAGTAAATGTTATATCACAGGATCTTGGTAAGGCTTCTGTTACTCTATCAAATCTAAAAGAAGCAAGTAAGCAAATAAATGATGTTATTAGTATTATTATAGATATTGCGGATCAGACTAATTTATTGGCATTAAATGCAGCAATAGAAGCTGCTAGGGCAGGTGAGCAGGGGAGAGGTTTTGCAGTTGTTGCTGATGAAGTGAGAAAATTAGCAGAAAAGACAGCAAAGTCGGTAAACGATATTTCTGATATGATAAAAAAAATAAACCATGAAATCGATGAGTCAGTATTAACTGTTAATGATGGTATTTTGTCATTGGAAGATAAAATCGAGCAGTTAAGATCTGTAGGTACTAATTTTAGTAATAATATTGAAAGATTAGAAGAATCTATAAATGCGATAAATCCGATAGCAAATATGATAGAAGAATTGAATATGGCTGTGAGTTCAATTGTTGAATCTCTAAATAATATCAACAATACTAATATGGAATGTAGTGATAAAGTTCAAGAGGTGTTTAATTTATCTAATAAACTTGTTGAGATAAACAAAGAATTATCAGAATTGGCAAAAAGGTTTAGGGTATAA
- a CDS encoding M23 family metallopeptidase — MKYIKLLIIFVLFLMSSKLYALTVKPGDTVYQLLSPYMNPQEILSVSKKIKKLGFELKIGQTYEFLKDELVVHDGITRDIVINLINKDVKEVKYPIHRLVTVVSGEIDDSLFYAVKKAGEDDILAVRLAEIFEWEIDFFKDIRKGDQFYVVVEKLFCRGKFIGYGKILGADFINQGRHIRALYYENKYTKGYFTPEGNSLKKGFLKAPLKFGRITSSFKYRRLHPVLHVYRPHYGVDYAAPIGTPIHATADGKVVKKGFTKANGYYIKLKHNNGYYTYYLHMSRFKKGIRVGSYVRQGDVIGYVGMTGYATGPHVDYRIMKNGSWINPLRFKSPTKRLSKKYLADFRDKTEYVVALLDSSYYKYAKLQFIQ, encoded by the coding sequence ATGAAATATATAAAATTGCTTATCATTTTTGTATTATTTTTAATGTCGTCAAAGCTGTACGCTCTTACTGTGAAACCTGGAGATACAGTTTACCAACTTTTATCACCATATATGAACCCCCAGGAGATACTTTCCGTATCTAAAAAGATTAAAAAGTTGGGATTTGAATTAAAAATTGGACAAACATATGAATTTTTAAAAGATGAGCTAGTAGTTCACGATGGTATTACAAGAGATATTGTTATCAATTTGATTAATAAAGATGTTAAGGAAGTAAAATATCCTATACATAGACTTGTTACTGTAGTTTCTGGAGAAATAGATGACAGCCTTTTTTATGCAGTCAAAAAAGCAGGAGAGGATGATATTCTTGCTGTGAGATTAGCAGAGATTTTCGAGTGGGAGATAGATTTTTTTAAGGATATTAGAAAGGGTGATCAGTTTTATGTTGTGGTTGAGAAGCTTTTTTGTAGAGGGAAATTTATAGGTTATGGCAAGATATTGGGAGCAGATTTTATTAATCAGGGGAGACACATAAGAGCTTTATATTATGAAAATAAATATACAAAAGGGTACTTTACACCAGAAGGGAATTCTTTGAAAAAGGGGTTTTTAAAGGCTCCTTTGAAGTTTGGAAGAATTACATCGTCATTTAAGTATAGAAGATTACACCCTGTTTTACATGTTTATAGACCGCATTATGGAGTTGATTATGCAGCTCCAATCGGTACACCTATTCATGCTACAGCTGACGGAAAAGTGGTGAAAAAAGGTTTTACAAAAGCAAATGGATATTATATTAAATTAAAACATAATAACGGGTATTATACGTATTATTTACATATGTCGAGGTTTAAAAAAGGGATTAGAGTTGGTTCTTATGTAAGACAAGGTGATGTTATAGGTTATGTTGGGATGACTGGGTATGCAACTGGTCCACATGTGGATTATAGAATAATGAAAAATGGTAGTTGGATAAATCCGCTAAGATTTAAATCTCCGACTAAAAGATTATCTAAAAAATATTTGGCCGATTTTAGAGATAAAACAGAGTATGTTGTAGCATTGTTGGACTCGTCTTATTATAAATATGCTAAGTTGCAGTTTATACAATAA
- a CDS encoding DedA family protein: protein MDKIVAFIVGGVAQIGYFGIIVLMALESSFFPFPSEVVIPPAGFLASQGEMNLLLVILCGILGSLIGAYLNYFIAYKYGRIFLLKYGKYLFIDEVKFRKIELFFNKHGEITTFIGRLLPGIRQYISFPAGLAKMNLFKFTLFTGLGAGIWIVILAYVGYFVGNNLELVKANIHKITLYLIPFIVILVVAYIFYNRRKRSI, encoded by the coding sequence ATGGATAAGATAGTTGCTTTTATTGTTGGTGGTGTAGCCCAGATAGGTTATTTTGGTATAATAGTATTAATGGCTTTAGAAAGCTCATTTTTCCCTTTTCCAAGTGAAGTAGTTATCCCACCAGCTGGTTTTTTAGCTTCGCAAGGAGAGATGAATCTTTTATTAGTTATATTATGTGGTATTTTAGGTAGTTTGATTGGAGCTTATCTGAATTATTTTATTGCTTATAAATATGGTAGAATATTTTTGTTAAAATATGGAAAATATCTTTTTATTGATGAGGTAAAATTTAGGAAAATTGAACTTTTTTTCAATAAACATGGGGAAATAACTACTTTTATTGGTAGATTGTTACCAGGTATTAGGCAGTATATCTCTTTTCCTGCAGGGTTAGCAAAAATGAACCTTTTTAAATTTACATTGTTTACTGGGCTTGGAGCGGGTATTTGGATTGTGATTTTGGCTTATGTGGGTTATTTTGTTGGTAATAATTTGGAGTTGGTAAAGGCAAATATACATAAAATCACTTTATATTTGATCCCATTTATTGTAATATTGGTTGTTGCATATATTTTTTATAACAGAAGAAAGAGGTCAATATGA
- the recN gene encoding DNA repair protein RecN, whose product MIRYLKIKNFSVFDETSIEFENGLNIITGETGAGKSVLIDAIKMVLGDRFSKEKQRDLAKKTVLEAVFEDIKLSDELNDKYEIEDTLIIRREIDSGGKNKVFINGFSATLNELRNLASNLVDIHGQHDHQLLLNPENHKFFIDKFIDNEFLQKFRQNYEKYKSLKTKLKHLIENRSEIELKREYLLNQINEIDELNIDIENDLKLEERIKFLSNIEKIRNAINSSLQLLSYSEINVESMLKDVLYHLSSVKDTNENLLETYSKVEEISYLLNDLTVSLENMFDFDTYNPDELNDLIDRKMALDKLCKKYGPTLEDVIAYKEKIKAELEMLSVDDDTITDMQDELNRIFDELKRLDNELYTKRKQVFSKLKKSVEEVLKDLELKDATLDINFIEQSEITAYGSKIPEFLISTNKGFAPAPLNKIASGGELSRIMLALKDIFSDYDGISTMIFDEVDTGISGKTAKKVGEKLKNLSKKKQLIVITHLPVVAAYGDVHFHINKYTVENKTFASIKRLDDQEKKEVLATMIAGKVSEHSLKQANELLVENG is encoded by the coding sequence ATGATTAGGTATTTGAAAATAAAGAATTTTTCGGTTTTTGATGAAACATCTATTGAGTTTGAAAATGGGTTAAATATTATCACAGGTGAGACTGGTGCTGGTAAATCTGTGCTGATAGATGCTATTAAAATGGTTTTGGGGGATAGGTTTTCAAAAGAGAAGCAAAGAGATTTAGCTAAGAAAACTGTTTTGGAAGCAGTTTTTGAAGATATTAAGTTATCTGACGAACTTAATGATAAATACGAGATTGAAGACACTTTGATTATTAGAAGGGAAATAGATTCTGGTGGTAAAAATAAAGTTTTTATAAACGGATTTTCTGCAACTTTGAATGAATTAAGAAATTTAGCCTCTAATTTAGTGGATATACATGGTCAGCATGATCATCAGTTATTATTAAACCCTGAAAATCATAAGTTTTTTATAGACAAATTTATTGATAACGAATTTTTGCAAAAATTTCGTCAAAATTATGAAAAGTATAAAAGTCTTAAAACAAAACTTAAACATTTGATTGAAAACAGGAGTGAGATTGAGCTGAAAAGAGAATATTTGTTAAATCAGATAAATGAGATAGATGAATTAAATATTGATATAGAAAATGATTTAAAGTTAGAAGAGCGGATTAAGTTTTTATCAAATATAGAAAAAATCAGGAATGCTATAAATAGTTCGCTACAACTTTTGAGTTATTCTGAAATTAATGTTGAAAGTATGTTGAAGGATGTTTTGTATCACCTTTCGTCAGTTAAAGATACAAATGAAAATCTTTTGGAAACATATTCAAAAGTAGAGGAAATAAGCTATCTGTTAAATGATTTAACTGTGAGTTTGGAGAATATGTTTGATTTTGATACTTATAACCCTGATGAGTTAAATGATTTAATAGATAGAAAAATGGCTCTTGATAAATTGTGTAAAAAATATGGCCCGACCTTGGAAGATGTTATTGCATATAAAGAAAAAATAAAAGCTGAGTTGGAAATGTTATCAGTAGATGATGATACTATAACCGATATGCAGGATGAGTTAAATAGAATTTTTGATGAGCTAAAAAGGCTGGATAATGAGTTGTATACTAAAAGGAAACAAGTTTTTTCAAAACTAAAAAAGAGCGTTGAAGAGGTTTTGAAAGATCTTGAGCTTAAAGATGCAACTTTGGATATTAATTTTATTGAACAAAGTGAAATTACGGCTTATGGGAGTAAAATTCCTGAGTTTCTTATTTCAACAAATAAGGGGTTTGCACCTGCACCTTTGAATAAAATCGCATCAGGCGGAGAGCTTTCGAGGATAATGCTTGCATTAAAAGATATTTTTTCTGATTATGATGGAATAAGTACGATGATTTTTGATGAAGTTGATACAGGTATTAGTGGTAAAACTGCAAAGAAAGTTGGAGAAAAGCTTAAAAATCTTTCCAAGAAGAAGCAGTTGATTGTGATTACGCATTTACCTGTTGTGGCAGCATATGGCGATGTGCATTTTCATATTAACAAATATACAGTGGAAAATAAAACTTTTGCCTCTATAAAAAGATTAGATGATCAAGAAAAGAAAGAGGTTTTAGCTACAATGATTGCTGGCAAGGTATCTGAGCACTCATTAAAACAGGCAAATGAACTGTTGGTTGAAAATGGATAA
- the sfsA gene encoding DNA/RNA nuclease SfsA, translating to MKFDNGFLIAKFIKRYKRFLVDCELNEEIITAYNPNTGSMEGLLNEGCRVALSVSDNPKRKFKYTIEAFELDNNWVYTNTVNVNNIVKKSIEENAIRELSYYDYLKPEFKIEDSRVDFFLERGKDKILVEVKNVTLLKDDTAFFPDAVTKRGKKHLDLLKKYAQKGYTCYIFYVVGVNAIKFDCAKFIDKDYCKSYKDALDCGVKVLTYRHIFDPFKKESNLIAI from the coding sequence ATGAAGTTTGATAACGGGTTTTTAATAGCAAAATTTATAAAAAGATATAAAAGATTTTTAGTCGATTGTGAGTTGAATGAAGAGATAATTACTGCTTATAATCCAAATACTGGTTCAATGGAAGGGCTACTCAATGAAGGGTGTAGAGTAGCCCTTTCTGTTTCTGATAATCCAAAAAGAAAATTTAAATATACTATTGAAGCTTTTGAACTGGATAATAACTGGGTTTATACAAATACTGTAAATGTTAATAACATCGTAAAGAAATCAATAGAAGAGAATGCTATTAGAGAATTATCATATTACGATTATTTAAAACCCGAATTTAAAATTGAAGATAGCCGAGTAGATTTCTTTTTAGAAAGAGGCAAGGATAAAATTCTTGTTGAAGTCAAAAATGTAACTCTTTTAAAAGATGATACGGCTTTTTTCCCTGATGCTGTCACGAAGAGAGGGAAAAAACATCTCGATTTGCTAAAAAAGTATGCTCAAAAAGGGTACACTTGTTATATTTTTTATGTTGTTGGAGTTAATGCTATTAAATTTGATTGTGCTAAATTTATTGATAAGGATTATTGCAAATCTTATAAAGATGCTTTGGACTGTGGAGTAAAAGTTTTGACTTACAGGCATATTTTTGATCCTTTTAAGAAAGAATCTAATTTAATAGCTATTTAA